One Triticum dicoccoides isolate Atlit2015 ecotype Zavitan chromosome 5B, WEW_v2.0, whole genome shotgun sequence genomic window carries:
- the LOC119308803 gene encoding uncharacterized protein LOC119308803 isoform X2 has translation MEGPATTSYNRIFDTTGGIFCCDRQIKDEEQHELYGGCCSRRRAALRAAGSLAGDAPRRPCWSWASPEMRRGGLAGAARCCEPWGSRRRCVVLRAAVDLAGDAPRDPRKKKLGIIRNRSTALRGKQCKMPYLSDLESNVELLQQETNSLPTRVQSMEVI, from the exons AATTTTTGATACGACCGGTGGAATTTTTTGCTGCGACCGGCAAATTAAGGACGAGGAACAACACGAGCTCTACggcgggtgctgcagccggcgacgTGCGGCTCTACGAGCCGCGGGGAGCCTCGCCGGAGATGCGCCGCGGCGGCCTTGCTGGAGCTGGGCCTCGCCGGAGATGCGCCGCGGCGGCCTTGCTGGAGCTGCGCGGTGCTGCGAGCCGTGGGGATCTCGCCGGAGATGCGTCGTGCTGCGAGCTGCAGTTGATCTCGCCGGAGATGCGCCACgggacccgaggaagaagaagctggg GATCATTCGAAACCGGAGTACTGCACTAAGAGGTAAGCAGTGCAAGATGCCGTACCTGTCGGACCTTGAAAGCAATGTTGAACTACTGCAGCAGGAGACTAACTCACTACCTACAAGAGTGCAGTCGATGGAG GTCATTTGA
- the LOC119308803 gene encoding uncharacterized protein LOC119308803 isoform X1, translating into MEGPATTSYNRIFDTTGGIFCCDRQIKDEEQHELYGGCCSRRRAALRAAGSLAGDAPRRPCWSWASPEMRRGGLAGAARCCEPWGSRRRCVVLRAAVDLAGDAPRDPRKKKLGIIRNRSTALRGKQCKMPYLSDLESNVELLQQETNSLPTRVQSMEVCNSADLLHDHEQMF; encoded by the exons AATTTTTGATACGACCGGTGGAATTTTTTGCTGCGACCGGCAAATTAAGGACGAGGAACAACACGAGCTCTACggcgggtgctgcagccggcgacgTGCGGCTCTACGAGCCGCGGGGAGCCTCGCCGGAGATGCGCCGCGGCGGCCTTGCTGGAGCTGGGCCTCGCCGGAGATGCGCCGCGGCGGCCTTGCTGGAGCTGCGCGGTGCTGCGAGCCGTGGGGATCTCGCCGGAGATGCGTCGTGCTGCGAGCTGCAGTTGATCTCGCCGGAGATGCGCCACgggacccgaggaagaagaagctggg GATCATTCGAAACCGGAGTACTGCACTAAGAGGTAAGCAGTGCAAGATGCCGTACCTGTCGGACCTTGAAAGCAATGTTGAACTACTGCAGCAGGAGACTAACTCACTACCTACAAGAGTGCAGTCGATGGAGGTTTGTAATTCTGCTGACTTATTACATGATCATGAGCAGATGTTTTAG